tagaaaaaaaaCAAACAGAACATGAGAAAGAATTAGTAAGAGAAGTGATGGAAAGCAAATTGAATTTAAATTGTGGTACGTATAGGACATCATGAAGGACCAGTTCTTTGGTTAATTGAACCGAGCCAACATGAGTGACATTGATTGAGAAATTATTTGGAAGGGTCACTTTGGAATTGATCTGTCTAATTGTGGTAAAGAGAGACATTGAGCAACAGATATGATGTGTGGCTCCTGTATCTATTACCCAATCAAAACGTTGAATGGTAGGAAGAATACCATTGAAGCAGAACACTGAGGGTTCTTGCTGTTGTTGTTCCAAAGTGGAGTTACTCAAATTCTGAATCTTCGAGCTTAAAAACTCAATGAGTTGATTACACTGTCCATGTGTGAGGGAATCAACAGAAACAGTGGAAGCAAGTTCTGGAGGAGCATAAGTCTGACATGATTGTGCTGGTGCTTTGCCAAAAGGTAGCTTTATCCCAAACTTAGGATGACCAGGAGGAAAACCATGTAATTTGTAACACTTATCAACAGTATGTTTAGTGTAGTTGCAATGAGAACAAACCTTATCGCCTTTGCCTTTGAAATTCAAAAATTTCTTGGTATTGCCTACAGCAGCTGATGTGCTTGGGACAAAGGAAGTATTGCCTACAGCAGCTGATGTGCTTGGGACAAAGGAAGTATCAATATTTCCAGTTGTAATAGATCTCTGCCTTTCCTCTTGGACTACAAGAGAAAACACTTTAGCAATAACAGGAAGAGGATCTACCAACAATATTTGTGCACGTATCTGAGAATAAGATTCATTTAGCCCCATGAGAAATTGCATTACACAATCCTGATTATGATAATTCACCCAATCTCGCATGGAACCACAGTGACAGACAGAAACAGGTTGGTAGTCTTTCAATTCATCCCAAAGCGTTCGTAATTTTGTGTAATACGAACTGACGCTCAAAGATCCTTGACTAAGTGCACTAAGCAGCTTTTTAATCTGATAAATCCTTGGAGCATTGCTTTGTTGGAAACGATCGCGCAAATCAACCCAGACCTCATGGCAAGTTGACATGTACATTAAGCTATCAGCAATTTCTCGAACAACAGCATTTAAAATCCAAGAGGTTACCATGCTGTTACATCGATTCCAAGCTCCGTATAGCAAATCATCAGGAGAAGGACGAGCTATAGAATTATCCACAAAACCTAATTTGTTTTTAGCTGTCAACGCCATGACAATAGCTCTGCTCCAGGTGTTGTAATTGGAGCCTGAAAGCGGATGAGAAACTAGAACAAGTCCTGGATGATCACCATTCTGCAGGAAATAAGGATTGCTTGAATCTTCAGCAAAAATGCGATTGACGGAAGCGGAATTGGCATTGTTGTTGATCGCTTGACCACCGCCTTTCACCATCGTCAAAAATTGAACGAATCGAGAAGAGAAGCAGATGATGCAAAAGCGAGCTGAAGATTAAAGGAAAAAAAGGAGCGATCGAAAAAAAATCGATCGAAACTTTTGgttattgctctgataccatattagAGAAATGAAATTGACTTCATTGAAAGAAAAAACGGAGTTCAAGCTCTGAACTGAAGAATACAAACTGAACTGATTgagaacaaaacaaaacaagtgAAGCTATTTATACTGTATGTGTGGAAAGACAAGTCAAGCTAATAAAACTAATAAAAGTCTACTTCTAACACTTTGAGAAGTTAGCCAAAACAATGAAGGGGTTTGGATTCTTGTTTTTGTTCTTGATGGTGATTGGGACGGCCGCTTGCGTTTATCTTGGCTACTCCAGCAATGGAAGCACCTCCTCAAGTACTCGCGGTAAACATAATTCTTAATTTACGGCAAAATTTTGTAGTTACATTGTATTTTGGGAGTtatattgtaaaaaaaattgtattttggGTGTTATATGTGAGTTTATTTGGATTTTGATATTAATGTTATCACATATAAGTTttagttttatatttttaaatttttagtattttttttttgatagtgTTAATGTTGTAATAcacacataatatacatataattaCATATCAATCTCGTATTGGTATCACCTTAGccctaaaatttcaaaaaaaaaaatggaagatAGCGGATTGATCTTGAAAATTTGATGACACAAActgtaaaaatcataaaaagataaatatacaaaactaaaaatacaattttcttcttcatttttcaTGCGATcttttatatgaaaatgttttaaaCTTATGgttagaataattttttttaattacattacattTTAGTACAttaattttaaacatttatgtATAGGAGAAAAAGACGCCCTGACCTATGTTCTAAAAACTTTCAGAAGACGAGTCTACCCATCATTTTAAAAGTCAATATTTGTATAATcgatatattattatataaaaaaagtatatattaaaaaattattacaacCCATATTGTAGCTACATGCAATTACAATGTGGAGCACGTATTAttgtaaaattaaaatattttaccttatatttattaattaatgcaGGTATGGCCTCCATAACCAACAAGCCTGCGATGGCCTCGACTGTAAAAAGCAGAAAACTCAAGGTACACTTGCTCgatctttttttgttgtttttttaaGGCAAACAtatatgcataaaatcttgactTACAATACTGCTAAGCCAAGAAGGAAAGTCATCGATACAACTTACACTACTCAACtttgatgaaaaaaaaaaacattgcgACCTAGTTGATGTGCCGCACGATTCATTGTTCTTCGTATATGTTGAATAGAAAAAAACATGTCTGATTCCAACAAAGTTTGGATATCTTTCGTTATGATATCGTTTGGACCCACttacaaattaaattaatagaAAAAATTGATTGTTTTGACAGATGATTTTCTACCACTAATTCAACGTTTTAAATGTAAATAAATATAAGTATATATTAAAAACAAATTTGTGTTAGCTAAAGTAAATGAACCAAGCCTGCCTAATTGTGCAGGAAGAAATGGCTCCCTCTACCGGGCGAGTTAGCTTGAATGACTATGGCCTTATTGATCCGGTTCCGAGTTCAATCGCCTCCATTAGGCCAGGACCGATACAGCACGGAACGCCTTTGATGCCATACATCCCGAGATCTTCTCCGCCTCCTCCTACCCGTCGAAATTAAATTGTAACGGAATCTGTATCGCGGTTTCATGAAAACTTGGTTGAGATAAATTATGATGTAGTATTCTCTTATACGTATTATATGTGTAATTATTATAATGCTTAATTACAGTATTTTCTTGGATCGTAACTTGCTGATCGAACGCTAGAGATTTGGATCTATCGAAGTAGCTAATTATCCCACTCGAGAAATTCGATAGGATTACCCAGTATATGAACACTATCTTAAAAATAGAATGAACACTGTCCAATTTTTTCAAGTTATTTGGATAATATTAAATCACGTTCCTTCTTGAACTTCTAAACAAGTTTCCTTCCTTTGATTGCAAGTCATACATGTGTTCTTTAATCAGGCTCCACATTTAGCATCAAATTTTACGTCCTTGTTTATCTAATGTTTGGTTATATATCTTTCAATATATTATATTCATATCATacattttttatcatttttttatcatttcatcTCAAGAGCAAAACTAATTTTATCCCATGATATCATAAACAAGGGGAAAGAAATTAATTTTATGTGCTGTATTTACCAATTCAGAATGAATGAATATTATAAAACAAACTATAAGTATGATCTACATATATTTTTGTATATCTGATAATATATTCTATATAAGGAATAAgaaaaaattatacatttgtatcttttatttgacaaaaacttgtgtgagacggtctcacgggtcgtatttgtgagacggatcttttatttggatcacccattaaaaagtattactttttatgctaagtgtattactttttattgtgaatataggtagggttgacccgtctcacggattatgatccgtgagacggtctcacataagactcactccTTTTATTTTCGTCAAgtttaatcatttttaaatggAAATGCTGAATATGAGTCACCAATATATTATCATTAGCTAGCTTATAGCTTTTCCAAAGATAGTACATAAATTATCCGAATATTCACTCGTATATACATTTTGTTCAAACTCATTGATCTCTTCTGCCAAgggttttttttcttctttattcCTTAAAAATTTTCCGTGAGGCAATATTCTATTATTCTTAGTCACGAGTTTCAAAGCGTTAAACTCAACTCCTGAAAATCTAACCAAATTACAAGAATGAGTGAAGAGCAGCACTATTAATTAAAAGGGGTTTTTGGCATGTGATTTGTTTCTCTTTTATGCTGGAAAGTGGAGGTTCTATTTCTTGCATTTTGTCAATGGAATATGTATATGCGATTCTTTTTCATAATTGCACCATATATGCCATCACGCGAGTTTTTCGGTCCACTTTCAATAGTTCCCCCATAAACTATATCATTCAACGTGTTAAATCGTTAAATGTTTAACTGAAAATTTAAGTAGAAGTGTATATGAAGTCATGATCCTAAATTTTTTAGAACTGTGTTGTGTACGTACACAATCTTTTCTTTGAGAAAATCTTTTAGTTTTCTCTTCtaaactattttcttaatgAAATATACTAGAGAATATGATTGCACATGATCTAATAACCATGACTCATATAGAAATAATATCTATCattattttctgatatttttgttttaaattataaaaaaacaaaattacacTTATGTCACTACAAATTAAAAGCTTGCAACCTATTTTAATACATTAAAACCCAATAACCTGAAACATtagttgattattttattttgaatttagcTTAATAAACAACTCGCAACACATAATTATTTACATAtaaactcaaaaataaaattgatccaTCAATTGTGTCACAAACTTTGATATATATCATTTTGCATATATTaagaaaattacattttttatttcataacgagcatttttttattttcactcTTCTTGTCATTTAATTTACAATCTTTATGTCAAATCCGATTCATATTACAAACTTTAACAATAATTTGTGTGCCAAATGCCGTACCCATCTTTATCTTTCCTTTGGATGATGTGGTAtcgaatacatatatatatatatatatatatatatatatatatatatatatatatatatatatatatatatatatatatataggtataTAGGTAGCTAGATAGATGGTAATAATGTGTCTTAACTATTgtattattttctttatttgctGAGGGGATaagttgaaatatttatttgctTTGCGTTTAGACAAAATCATtgcataatatcataatatcataCATTACTTGAGTTGTTTCTTCGTAATAACGCTTCCCTTCTTTAGTTAGTCGCTTTATTCAAATGTTTAATGACTATTGATAACTATACACCTAACAAATTTTAGCCTTTGTTCTAGACTTTATGTATATTAGTGTACCGACACACACGTTACGTGCTTGtagaatattttttataattcatttgatttatatttaaatgagaatcaaaatataattataaaaaatagtgaatgactatattataattttgatatataaattaaaaaataaattgaaaaataaaaaaataaaaaaatggccTTAATAAGAATTGAACCTATAACCTAAACCCTAAGAGACCATGACTATATCAGTTAAACTACATATAACttccattaaaattttaacattttattaatatatataattattaaaacagaccatgacatcaaagaagtgtctcaaacttaataaaatagtatAGATAGTATAGAAGTATAGATAATATAGATATAcatgcatacatacatatatatacatacatgtatAATCGGAGGATAGTTCGGTTTAGCAACGTTCATCAAATCTAAAATCTATCGTTTTGGCcttagattaaaaaaaaaaaaattgaactaGACAAAATCCTAGAAAGAGGGATCCATTGTTGACAGAAATGGTCTGTTGCATGCTCGATGTTAAGCAGCAAATCATGTTAGTCAGATAAACTACACTAGGCAAGCAAGTTTAATTATGTACAACAAACTCTCTTAAAAACGatgttaataaaaaaaatctaactTCTTACCGTTGATCGTTCATCCACGTAGATGAGATCCTACTTATGTGAGCACTATCTtcacttcatttcaacgggtaagatcttgtcacacatacaatttcaaaaaaaaaattggtcttATATATATAGGCAAATCTTGGTCATACATTTTCTCATAGGCACAATGTCCACATTaattgtcacgccccgggacgggggttagttgacaccggcgttgctctcaaatattcattcgaaaacaacaagcctcagaagtacagaatttcagaaaaccaatcttttattcataataatcgttgtctgttacaactcaaggataaatgttttacagcggaaatgtaaaaccataaaattacaatgtctgaacagatgcagcggaatataaaacataaatcagaactaagaacaatgatcttcatcaccagccccaaaactgacgttgctcctcttcttctatcgactcttcctcgttcttatctgagatggttttggtgggtgagtgatatgattgtcactcagtaagcaggggcgggaataactcccagttttcgaaatcgttttcaacagaaacagaaatacaataatatactgaaaactcgtatttcataacagaaatcagaattcagaatttacaggtttcagaacagaattcagaattagtaagcactgaacatgttagtgaatttcatggctaaactgatatcagtcccctatatgttctctcctctaagggatgaggccagaatcagaatcagaattcagaaatgttcagaatatatattcctaccattagttcactagggagtttcagtgcttcaaaatcatatatcagaaatcatacagaaactgaactttaaaacagaattatcaaacggatttcaagatatttatacataagcccacttacactAATTTGCTAACAGTATTTCGGTTGAAATCTGAAGTCTGCTTGTTCTTGCTACTGGTTTCTGCTGCTCGAAAATCAGCACTTTCTTAGCTCAAATATTTCAAGTGACAACTCAAGATTTTGGTAAACCAATTCAGCTGTTTGAGGGTGATATTTATAGGCAATGTTTCTGACTGTTAGACTCTCAATTAATGGtcataatctgccattaacagcctttattccatgttaatgcttcagttacaagtctaagctgaatcagtaactgtctgctggaatcttGCGCTGCTGaattcttctgctgctggattctatATGCTGGAATtgtgtctgctggaaaaatatcaTCTTCTGAATTATTGATTGCTGCTGGAATTGTTAGCTTCTACTGAAATTTTCCATTGCTACTGAATAATGCTagctgctggaaattcgggttctcacacaTTAATAGAATGAAATAAACCGTTCATCTACTAATTCCGGTATCATTGATATCGGGGGAAAGTCTGTAGATTAATTAAACGAAGAGAGAGATGCAATCTTGTATGTGTTTATATAAACTTGGATGTGAATTTTTGGAAGGAAATGATGGAGGCCACTAAGAAAAGCGAGATAGGAGACACTTTAATGTTACCTGAAATtcagattttaattttaaaaaaataatatatgatattgaaAGAGTACATACATGAAAAGAAAAATCAcaatcaacatttattcaaataatttttgGAATCTCATGTAGGGTATACATATTTGTATGTGTGcgcattttattttttcaaaatctgAATTTTAATCTTATATATTAATGTGCGATatttttaatcaattataatcatttaattatatattaatgatCAATTTTATTCATTTTCGTCAAAATCATGTAATTAGTTGGTGGATTTAAttgttatatattttttgaaattattttattaaacatACTTTCATTCTACCAGATATTTTTTCACCCACATagttataaaaattaaattgatATTAGTTATTTAATCATACAATTTAGATGAGAATGACTATATTGATAATTTGATATAGTTATAAgactataatttatttaaaatatataagattaaaaatgaaaaattattatatacgTGACTAAAATTGACTTTTACTTTTCATTTGCATCCACTCTTCTGTTAAAGTCACACTATAAAATCTATAATTTATCTCGATTTGTCGAAGAGTTTAATAAACCGAACTGATATATGTATCTTCTTCCTAAAACAAAGCAGTTAGGACTTAGAGACATAAATTATATTGCTATGATATCATCGAACAgttcaattttgtgagatgaatatcATACTTGACTCGACCcattaaaagtattttttatatcaaatataTCACTTTTTACTATAGATATAGATAAGTTCAAGTCGTTTCAATGTTATGAATTCGTGACATCATCTTACAAGAATTGTgttctttttttaatttataaatcaAATTTAACATATATAATACTTTTTTTATGACTCTTTTATTCATGTTTTAATCAAAATGGCTATATTTTGTATTTTCCATACTACTAGCTTTTTATTAATCGGAATAAAAGTTTTGTACTTTTTTGGgtgttattaaaataataatgaatgTACCATTGATCATCTTCTATGTTTTCTTTCAAAGTTAAAACTATACGTCACCGTATCGTTTATAACTCCGATTTTTTGTAGAACTTAATTGTGAACAAATGTATAACGACAAATATCTATCATTCTAAACGAACGGTGCGTGAAAATTATTTGCCAGTGAATGAATTATATATCATGAAATATATAGCATTAAGTGAATTTATCTCGAAATAtttgttttgaatatttttgaaaaatacatttaCACCTATTTTTTTCAGATTTAAATCTGCCAAACATTTAATACCTTCCACGGTAAGTCGGTAACTTGAACGGGTTCTTGCAATGTACAGATACGAAAGCTTGATGTACAATTCGAAATTCGATTTTGTGATTTCCTTGATtagaatatattaaatattataataaattttgagTGGAGTatcacgtgagaccgtctcacggatcttaatctgtgagacgggttaatgcttccgatattcacaataaaaaataatatttttagtataaaaagtaatactttttcatggatgacccaaataaaagattcgtctcacaaatacgatctgtAAATCCGTATCACACGAATTTTTGCATTAAATTTTTGGCAAAGACTTGTGAtagacggtctcacggttcgaatttgtgagacatgtctcttatttgggttattcatgaaaaattatatttttttatgctaaaagtattactttttattgtgaatatgagtagagttgacccatctcatatattaatatccgtgagacggacCCACTCAATTTTTTTGCCTCCCCACAGTACACGACAGTTATGCTCCAAATCTCGCTCCCACCCTCCCGCAGCCGGATTTCGTAACGGTCACATTCCCggatctctctctctctctctctccaaACCCACTCGTTAATCCTACTCTACTTTCTCTCTTTACTCAACCCTCGCACACACGCTTCCTGCACCAGAATCAGCTGGATTTGGGTGGAAACTAGGGTTCGGAAGGGGTGTGAAATTCTCCCGGACGATGTATAATGGTTACTGCCGTGACATCGAATCCTAAGCTGCGTTCCTCGCAGAACGAGAAGCGGCCGCCGTTGCTTCCCACGGATTCCGACAATGCGCCGACGCGTCGTCCCAAAGGACGCGAAGTTAGCTCCCGCTACCTGTCTCTCTCGATTTCGTCTTCGAACTCTTCCAATTCCTCGAACACGACTTCTTCATCCAACACCTCGGGAGGATCATGGTCTTCCTTGATTTCTTCGAAGAGGTCGCAGTCTCCCATGGTCAGCCGAAAATCTGCGGTCGCAACGCCGAAGAGCTCCGTTAAGGACAGGGCGCTGTCTGCGGACAGGCGGCGACCGGTGGTTGCGTCAGTGACTACACCGTCTAATGCGGAGAGAATGTTAATGACGTCTAGGCGTAGCTTATCGGTGTCTTTTCAGGGCGATTCGTATTCATTGCCTACGAGTAAGGTGAAGCCGCCTCCGACCTCGTTGGGAACCACCGCCGGTATGAGGAAAGGTACTCCGGACCGGAGGAAAGCGGGAGTCACACCTGTCCGAGATGGACGAGAGAGGGACATAGAGAATTCGAGGCCAAGTGAAAAGCCGAAGCAGCTATGGCCTGGTAGATTACGTGGGGAGAATTCGAGTTTTCTGAGTCGGAGTTTAGATTACGGTTCTGAGAGAGCGAAGTTGAGTGAATCGGGGGCTAGGTTCAAGGAATTGAGAAAATCTGTGGCTGATCCATTGAATTCAGATTGTGAGAGTGTCTCATCGGAGGGTACGGCTAGTGGGAATAGGATTCGTGTGAGAGGAGAGCCGCGTGGGATTGTTGTCCCAGCAAATTTTTGGCAAGAGGCAAATATGTCGTGCCATGAAGTACAAGATCCTGCATCACCTGTAACAAATAATGCTTTGAATAGAACAGCTGGTTCCTCAAAAGTAACCGTTGCAAAGAAATTTCTAAATGATAGTCCCGTATCATCCCCTCGGGGCATTTTTGCAGGTAAGGGATTGTCTCCTCTTCGAGAGGGGTCAAGGGCGGCATCACCAATCAAGGGCTTGGGATCGTCAACTGGTAGTTTACTCAGAGGTTTGGGTAGTCCTACAAGATTTAGAAGTGGAATGGGTAACTTAGTGAATGATGACAAACCCTGCACTACACCATTTATGTTGAACTCTGCTACTGATCTCGGGAGAGGGAAGTCTGGGAAGAATCGAATTGCTGGTGCGCAGGAGCTGAGACTACTGTATAATCGTCAGTTACAGTGGCGATTAGCAAATGCAAGGCTAGAGAACACCCTGTTAGTACAAAAACGTACGGCAGAGGTACCCATTTGTCCCCAAATTTTTTGACTTGTGATTATGATTGAGTTACTAATGTAACAAATTAGTGATCAATTAGTCTCTGATGAAAGAAGCCAAAGTCTTTTATACAGCCTCTTTGATAAGAAATCATCTACGTTTCTTCAATTTCCAGTTTAATAAATGCTTAGTAGAAAATCTCCGTTTTCCTTCAATTGTATACATATGTCTAGTATTAAATGTCAAATATTGCCTCTATATTTGACCATACTAAATGAAAGATGGAAATTTTGTTGAAGGGAATCATagtaatattttgtgaaatGCAAACTatgaaatgaatttttttttaacttaatAGTCCTGCTCGATGTCAATTTGGATTGAAACAAATGAGGTGTACACATTAGGTGTTTTAAAAAGTTATGGGTATCTGACATGCTGGTCGGTGAGCTGTGGTTTCAAGTTGATTTGAAGTGTCTCTCAGGTTAAATTTTGCTATGAATAACATTTGCACTTAGAAATAGTTGTCATTTAACTTTATTCTTGATGATTGTTGTTGGTGCACAAGTTCATAAAGTGCTCTGTCTGCAAACATGTGACCTTTTAGTTGAATGATATATAGTCTCACACAATTAACTGATGATCAATTTTACAAGCATAATCCCATTTACCTAACACAAGATGTTGTACGCTTTTATTTGTTACTTGTTGGTTTCTTTTACTaga
The Primulina eburnea isolate SZY01 chromosome 5, ASM2296580v1, whole genome shotgun sequence genome window above contains:
- the LOC140831702 gene encoding uncharacterized protein; the encoded protein is MKGFGFLFLFLMVIGTAACVYLGYSSNGSTSSSTRGMASITNKPAMASTVKSRKLKEEMAPSTGRVSLNDYGLIDPVPSSIASIRPGPIQHGTPLMPYIPRSSPPPPTRRN
- the LOC140832755 gene encoding QWRF motif-containing protein 2-like; its protein translation is MVTAVTSNPKLRSSQNEKRPPLLPTDSDNAPTRRPKGREVSSRYLSLSISSSNSSNSSNTTSSSNTSGGSWSSLISSKRSQSPMVSRKSAVATPKSSVKDRALSADRRRPVVASVTTPSNAERMLMTSRRSLSVSFQGDSYSLPTSKVKPPPTSLGTTAGMRKGTPDRRKAGVTPVRDGRERDIENSRPSEKPKQLWPGRLRGENSSFLSRSLDYGSERAKLSESGARFKELRKSVADPLNSDCESVSSEGTASGNRIRVRGEPRGIVVPANFWQEANMSCHEVQDPASPVTNNALNRTAGSSKVTVAKKFLNDSPVSSPRGIFAGKGLSPLREGSRAASPIKGLGSSTGSLLRGLGSPTRFRSGMGNLVNDDKPCTTPFMLNSATDLGRGKSGKNRIAGAQELRLLYNRQLQWRLANARLENTLLVQKRTAERNLYNAWVSNSKLRHSVKSKRIELLLLRHNLKIYSIFKEQEPHLKNWCLFDRDHLNSLSGATVALEASTILLPVSERARADVHKVREAIASAVDLVQAMASSIQPSLSQVEQMNSMVSELSNLSAREHNLLQECKEFLSTTFIPLQVMHCHLKTHALQVQHLRSRQA